One window of Nocardia nova SH22a genomic DNA carries:
- the nirD gene encoding nitrite reductase small subunit NirD, with the protein MTVIDTPGFAPATTAGWTSACRLDYLIPGRGVAVLLRGGRQAALFLLPDGTLYAVGNIDPFGRAAVMSRGIVGDRGGVPVVASPLLKQSFSLIDGRCLDDDSVALPVYGVRVADGVVTVSNEPLYSGGTP; encoded by the coding sequence ATGACCGTTATCGACACACCCGGCTTCGCACCGGCGACCACCGCGGGCTGGACCTCGGCTTGCAGGCTCGACTATTTGATTCCCGGCCGCGGCGTGGCGGTGCTGCTGCGGGGCGGGCGCCAGGCGGCGTTGTTCCTGCTGCCCGACGGCACCCTGTACGCGGTCGGCAACATCGATCCCTTCGGCCGTGCCGCGGTGATGTCCCGTGGCATCGTCGGTGACCGGGGCGGTGTGCCGGTCGTGGCCTCGCCGCTGCTCAAGCAGTCGTTCTCGCTGATCGACGGGCGCTGCCTGGACGACGACTCGGTGGCGCTGCCGGTCTACGGTGTGCGCGTCGCCGACGGCGTCGTCACGGTGTCCAACGAACCGCTCTACAGTGGCGGTACCCCGTGA